The DNA window TCACTGTTGTCCATGTCCAGGTTGGCTGAAGCACGAGATGATCCATCTATAGTCCCTCCCTACAACAAAAATAAATATATAGGATCATTCCAGGAGGCAAGCATATATAAATAAAACAACCTACTGCTGACACCAATCCTTACAGGAAGCAAGCATGCATCTATTTACAACCACTGAAACACTTTGAACAAATAAAAGGCAGCAGCTGCATAGTTTCATTCACTAGACAAATAAACTAGGACTTACTAGCAGCAACACACATGCCAACAACCAACAAGCAAAAATAGCCACTTGTTCTACATAATCTTTTCACATGCAGATGAAGATAATGAGAGCTAGTGGTATCTCTATTTTAAGCACATGCACAAGCAAGATACATATTGGTACAACAAGACAATTTTGAGCACAAGCAGCTGCAGGTGAAGAAATTGTTAATCTTACCATGTCATTTTCTTCTACCTGAAGAAGGTCTGGTGGTATCTCTATTTGTACTTTGTTAAGAATGAGCTGCAGATTAAGATACATAattatacataattagtatttaTGAACCTTGAACTGTAGACAGATAGTGCACCAAAACAGAATTATACCTCAAGTACACGACCATTACGTTTCACATCTCGAGTCAATGCAGCATTCTGTTGAACCAAGGCATTGTTTTGATCAGTTAAGCGACCAACGTTGGCAACTAATTCCTCATATCTTGCCAACAGGGTTTGAAAAGCCCTTGAGGTTGCTGGCCTTGTTCCACTTGCCTTGGCAGCATCAATTATTGTAACCATGTTGACAACACCATTTCCTATTGCAAGGCGACCATGCGGCAAGCCACCACCAATATCATATGCAATTTGACCATCAAAAGGTTGCTCTTGCCAGTTCTCTGGATACTTTTCTTGCAATGCTTCATTATAGTCATCCTACAAATAACATAAATTATTAGTCAGAAACTACATAGGGAAAAGCATGAAACTAGATAGAAAGGTGCTTCTACATACAACAAGTTTCTTTACTCATTCTGGAATTGGGCCAGCATTCCCATTGGCATCACAATTCTTAAGGCTAGCTTTCATGCAGGAAAAAGCATTTATTATAGTACCCTTCCCAGGTCCATGCTTAGCTTCCTTCAAGGCATAAAAGAAGTGACCAATGTTAATGCATATGAAAATGTCAAAGTTATTCAGAAATGGATGGTGATTAAGGAGATTACTAGATATTGTTGAGTCTCAACTAGTGGCCTAGAACCACCCCTGTTTTGAGCACCATCAGGATTTTTTACGAGATTCTTGCCCAAGACTCCTTTTCTTCAAGTATTCAGCAGAGCACCAATACGTACAAAGGGACTCCTAGGCTTCTACAGTGAACCAGTCAGGCTTGCATTGCATGTACTCTTCAAAAGTTAGTAGTTTGACACTAGCAAATGCATCAGACTTCGGGCTCTTTATGATTTCGCGATAGTAGTACTTGACAACATCTGGACGAGCTTGGTACATCATATTCTTGCATTGGGTGCGTGCATATTTCTCAAATACACGGTCTGCTTCATCTTCAAGATCTTCAGGAACTGAATATATGCTCTGGAAAAGAAACAATAATCAAGCATTACTGTAAATAGTGTTGAACACCACTTGAAACTGCTCAGACATGCCTACAGTTGAAAGAAATACAATGACAGATCTTATATGCTCACCCAGAACCCTTGTTTCACATGATCAGCTGGGGTCTGTGCATCCTCCTCCCTTATAATGTGCGAATAGTGTCCCCACTTTCTTGCATGATACTTGAATGGACGACCATCTCTAGTTGTCCCTTCAATGATCGGAGGATATTCTTTCTTTAAAAGCACTCCAAGGATTGGGCCTTTCTTCATTTTATCATCAATTGAGTAATTAGCATAGCGGAATTGGCCATCTCTGGGATGTTAGTTAATATGTATAGGGCTGCTGCCTTGTATTGTTGTGTTGTGAGGTCACGGAAGCCTTGTGAGATGAAGCATCTACCAGTATGTTCAAACAATTCAATGCCACAACCTCTAACAGAAGTTGAGCCACCATCATCATATCTGTGTGTTCTATTTCGTATAGAATGTACTTTAGATCTAAAATACAGCGAAAGGAAGTTTGCAGCCTCTTCTACAAGGTAAGCCTCAACAATGGATCCCTCAACTCGAGCCTTATTCCGGACTTTATTTTTAATGCGCATAATATACCTACATGTTAAATTACATTTAGTAGATCTAGTAAGTACCATATATTAAATAGATGAAGAATAGTAGTTTTGGGTTCACCTCTCAAAAGGATACATCCATCGATACTGGACAGGGCCTCCTAATAACGCCTCATTAGAAAGATGAATTACTAGATGTTGCATTGGATTAAAGAAGCCTAGGGGAATATCTTTTCTAATTTGCAGATAAGGacagctatgttctcttgcagtGCCAATATTGACTCTCTGCTGATTTGTTTAGCACACAACTGTCTATAAAAATAACTTAGCTCAGCCAAACAGGTCCAAATATTATCAGGTAGAAACCCTCGGAATGCAACAGGAAGTAAGCGCTCAATAAAGATATGCAAGTCATGACTTTTCAAACCAAAAATCTTCTTTTGTAGTAGGTTAACCCCACGCCTAATattagctgcatacccatctGGAAACTTAAGCTCTCGGAACCAATTTAGAATTTTGGGTTTGTCATTCTTATCTATGCAGTATGGAGCCCTTGGTCTCTGCCACTTGCCATTCTTTAGGTATAAATGAAGAGAAGGGCTTTTGCAAAGCAGTTCCAGGTCTTGTCTAGCTTTCACATTATCTTTAGTCTTATCTGAAATATCAAAACATGTGTTCCAAATGGCTTCAGCCACATTTTTTTCATTATGCATCACATCTATGTTGTGACGAAGAAGTAATTTACTGAAGTAAGGAAGCTGCCAAAAGCCACTTATATATGTCCAGTTGTGTTCTTTGCCATATTTTTCTGGGTTATCAACCTGTCTGTACAGCTGAGCCTTAACCTCCTCTCCAGTTAATTTCCTAGGGGGTCCTTCTCGAACTACCTTGCCCTTGCGAAACACATTTGCTTCGTTTCGAAAGGGATGATCTATAGGAAGAAACCGCCTATGGCAGTTAAACCATGTAGCCTTAAGGCCTTTCTTTAAACGATATGCAATACTCTCACATAAACATTCTGGACATGCAAAAATCCCATGGGTGCTCCATCCAGCAAACATGCCATATGCAGGGAAATCATGTATAGACCATAAATATGCTGCTCTCATTGTAAATTTTTGCTTCACGGAAGCATCCCATGTCTCTACCCCAGCCCACAGCTgtaacaattcatctaccaaaggTTGAAGCAAGACACTTAGGTTTTTTCCAGGGTGTTCTGGTCCAGGGATGACCATAGCAAGGAATATATACTCAGGCTTCATACAAACACCAGGTGGAAGATTATAGGGAACCCAAAATACTGGCCAACAAGAGTAAGAGGTTGCATTCAATTTATATGGTGTAAATCCATCAGTTGCAAAACCAAGTCTTACATTTCTAGCATCATCTTTAAAGTTTGGGTAATCGACATCAAATTGCTTCCATGCCTCTCCATGACATGGATGCAACATTTTACTAGAATTTGCTAGAGGAGTTTCTTTGTGTGAACGCATGAGTTTTGCTGTGCCCTCATGTAGATATAATCTTTGTAACCTCTCTATAATGGGCAGGTAGCGCAATACTTTACGGGGAACCTTATTTGATCCATCCTTATAGCGGGAGGTTCCGCATATGTCACACTTATCCTTATCCTTGTTATGTTTGTAGTACAGCATGCACTTTTTATAACAAACATCAATCTTATGGTATAGCATACCAAGGCCCTCTAGCAATTTTTTAGAACGGTAGAAGTCCTTAGGAATCTTACAATTAGGAGGGAGGAGTTCATGGAGGAGTTCCATAAAATCATCATAACATGCCGCTGAAAGATTGTACTGTGATTTAATGGCCAATAGACGAGCAACAACAGAGAGACTAGAGTGCAAGGTTTGCTCATGTACTTGCTGATCAGCACTAACAACCATTCTATAGAAGGCTTGGGCAAAAACAGTTGGTGTTTCATCAATTAATGGTGGGTGCTCACCAGCTAAATCAACTAGCATAGAATCCATCCGATCTGTCTCACCAAATCCCTCATTTTCTACCCCAGAACTAATCTCAAGGTTGTGATTTCCCAGCCTCTCACCATGTGCTGTCCAAGTTTGGTAATTTTCCTTGAACCCATTGTGGCACAAATGTAGCTCTATCCTAGGCCTTTTATGCCTGAAATAATTCCGGCACATGGAACAAGGGCACCTAACTATATCAGACTCAACTAATTCAGGGATTGAGAAGGCATGATCcaaaaactcttttgttttatcaACCCATTCATTTGATATACTACCACGCTTTCAACCACTATACATCCACCCACGATCTGCCATATCTTATTTGCCAACTTGAGCCAGAAGATAAGAGCTCACCAGCTGCTAGCAGAGTCACAGTAGTTGTCCAAGACTTCGAGGCCAGCTCACAGACAGCAGACAGAACCAAATAAAGCAGCAACAGACAACCAGATCATAGTGAGGAACCTGTTACCAATTTAGAAATAACACAAATTGCTTCAgtcaaacaaaataaaaattcatATACAACTAGTAATACAACACTAAAAGGCATAATAACAAATTTCTATCCAGCTAGTACACCATAACTAGTGAATCACAGTGCAAAATTAGAGCACCAAAAGAAAAGTTAGTCACTGAAATTTGTGTTATATCTAATTTTGCGCAAAATATAGAT is part of the Miscanthus floridulus cultivar M001 chromosome 9, ASM1932011v1, whole genome shotgun sequence genome and encodes:
- the LOC136484357 gene encoding uncharacterized protein — its product is MVTIIDAAKASGTRPATSRAFQTLLARYEELVANVGRLTDQNNALVQQNAALTRDVKRNGRVLELILNKVQIEIPPDLLQVEENDMGGTIDGSSRASANLDMDNSDGH